From one Rhodamnia argentea isolate NSW1041297 chromosome 1, ASM2092103v1, whole genome shotgun sequence genomic stretch:
- the LOC115745183 gene encoding UDP-glycosyltransferase 74F2-like, whose amino-acid sequence MEDDKGYRGHVVVVPYPSQGHINPMLQFSKRLASKGLKATLATTVFIFNSMKPDTSPWVGLDTISDGHDRGGFAEAESIPTYLARLEAAGSKTLSDLIVKYQSTGHPVDCIVYDSFLPWVLDVAKEFGLVGAPFFTQACAVNYIYYLVHNGHLKVPVESLPVCVPGLSPLELRDMPSFVYVAGSYPAYFEMVLHQFLNTDKADWVLVNTFYELEAEVVGTMSKLCPVLTIGPTIPSMYLDKRVENDVEYGLSLFTLDKSTLIADWLRSKPPNSVVYMSFGSMSSLGPHQMEELAWGLKQSGSHFLWVVRASEEDKVPRHILKLEADDGAADDEKSKKGLMVNWCPQLEVLSNEAIGCFFTHCGWNLTVEALSLGVPMVAMPQWTDQTMNAKLIQDVWEVGVRVEVDDDGLVRRGEIEGCIRAVMDSERGKEMRSNARKWKGLGREAMSEGGSSDKNIDAFVSKIENRTA is encoded by the exons atggaagatGATAAGGGTTATCGTGGGCATGTGGTGGTCGTGCCATACCCAAGCCAAGGCCACATCAACCCTATGCTCCAATTCTCAAAGCGCCTGGCCTCCAAAGGCCTCAAGGCCACCCTCGCCACCACCGTCTTCATCTTCAACTCCATGAAGCCCGACACGTCCCCCTGGGTCGGCCTCGACACCATCTCGGACGGCCACGACCGCGGCGGCTTCGCAGAGGCCGAGAGCATCCCCACCTACCTCGCCCGGCTAGAGGCCGCCGGGTCCAAGACTCTATCCGATCTCATCGTCAAGTACCAAAGCACCGGCCACCCCGTCGATTGCATCGTCTACGACTCGTTCCTCCCTTGGGTTCTCGACGTGGCCAAGGAGTTTGGGCTCGTCGGAGCCCCCTTCTTCACTCAGGCGTGCGCGGTGAACTACATCTACTATTTGGTCCACAATGGGCATTTGAAGGTACCCGTCGAGTCGTTGCCCGTTTGTGTGCCGGGGTTGTCACCGCTCGAGCTTCGCGACATGCCTTCGTTCGTTTATGTGGCGGGCTCGTACCCGGCTTACTTCGAGATGGTGCTGCATCAGTTCCTCAACACGGACAAGGCTGATTGGGTTCTTGTCAACACCTTCTACGAGCTTGAGGCTGAG GTGGTGGGTACGATGTCAAAACTTTGCCCGGTGTTGACTATCGGGCCGACCATCCCGTCAATGTACTTGGACAAGCGAGTGGAGAACGACGTAGAATACGGCCTCAGCCTCTTCACCCTGGACAAGTCCACCCTCATCGCCGACTGGCTCCGATCGAAGCCACCGAACTCGGTTGTCTACATGTCCTTCGGCAGCATGTCGTCTCTGGGCCCCCACCAGATGGAGGAGCTTGCGTGGGGCTTGAAGCAAAGCGGATCTCACTTCCTGTGGGTCGTGAGGGCATCTGAAGAGGACAAAGTCCCCAGGCACATCTTGAAACTAGAAGCTGATGATGGAGCTGCTGATGACGAGAAGAGCAAGAAGGGGTTGATGGTGAATTGGTGTCCACAGCTCGAAGTGCTATCGAACGAGGCCATCGGTTGCTTCTTCACGCACTGCGGTTGGAACTTGACAGTCGAGGCGCTGAGCCTGGGGGTTCCGATGGTGGCCATGCCTCAGTGGACGGACCAGACGATGAACGCCAAGCTGATTCAGGACGTTTGGGAGGTCGGAGTTAGGGTTGAGGTCGACGATGATGGGTTGGTGAGGAGGGGTGAGATCGAGGGTTGCATAAGGGCAGTGATGGATagcgagagagggaaagagatgAGAAGCAATGCGAGGAAGTGGAAAGGTCTAGGCAGGGAGGCCATGAGCGAGGGCGGGTCTTCAGACAAGAACATTGATGCATTTGTTTCCAAAATAGAGAATCGTACTGCATAG
- the LOC115745184 gene encoding UDP-glycosyltransferase 74E2-like isoform X1, translating into MYPANGIHVLVLAHPVQGHINPMLQFSKRLASKGLEVTFLIPISTKKSLNLVNASSIRVEYISDGFDDVEADKLSIDEYLNHLRLSVSRSLSDFIQKHQCCEESPAKVLIYDSFDSWVLDVATEHGMQGASFFTQSCVVSWIYYLVHQGTVKLPLKVVDGQGCVLSDPPVMSALGLNDFPSFVADVDKYPAILKTVLGQFSNFGNAKWLLFNTFTELEEELVNWTGKQWSMMTVGPTVPSVYMDKRLEDDTDYGLSLFKPEAETCLRWLDSKPPRSTVYVSFGSLASLGEDQMEELASGLRSMKSHFLWVVRESEEKKLPCNFMQELGLDDDNKGLVVRWCNQLQVLSHGSVGCFMTHCGWNSTLEGISLGVPMVAMPQWTDQPTNATFILEVWKVGLRVRANERGVATGEEIESCVHEIMEGERGKEIRENSLRWKEMAKLAVDEGGSSEKNIQEFVSNVVNLCA; encoded by the exons ATGTATCCGGCAAATGGCATCCACGTTCTGGTCCTAGCGCACCCAGTGCAAGGCCACATCAACCCAATGCTCCAATTCTCCAAACGCTTGGCCTCAAAGGGTCTCGAAGTCACCTTCCTAATCCCCATCTCCACCAAGAAGTCTCTCAATCTGGTAAACGCGAGCTCCATCCGGGTCGAGTACATCTCCGACGGGTTCGACGACGTCGAAGCCGACAAGCTGAGCATCGACGAGTATCTCAACCATTTACGACTTTCGGTTTCTCGGAGCCTCAGCGATTTCATTCAGAAACACCAATGTTGTGAGGAGTCTCCGGCTAAAGTTCTTATTTACGATTCCTTTGACAGTTGGGTTCTAGATGTGGCGACAGAGCATGGCATGCAGGGAGCTTCGTTCTTCACTCAGTCTTGCGTCGTTAGTTGGATCTACTACTTAGTTCACCAAGGAACAGTGAAGCTCCCACTAAAAGTTGTGGATGGACAAGGTTGTGTGCTGTCTGATCCTCCGGTGATGTCGGCTTTAGGGCTGAACgattttccttcatttgttGCTGATGTCGATAAATATCCCGCCATACTCAAGACCGTTCTCGGACAGTTCTCCAATTTCGGGAACGCTAAGTGGCTTTTGTTCAATACTTTCACTGAGCTCGAGGAAGAG CTGGTGAATTGGACGGGGAAACAATGGTCAATGATGACCGTGGGACCCACAGTACCTTCAGTGTACATGGACAAGAGACTCGAAGACGACACAGACTACGGGCTTAGCCTCTTCAAGCCCGAAGCAGAAACTTGCCTTCGGTGGCTGGACTCGAAGCCACCCAGGTCCACCGTCTACGTATCGTTCGGAAGCTTGGCGTCTCTCGGAGAGGACCAGATGGAAGAGCTCGCGAGTGGGCTCAGGTCGATGAAGAGCCACTTCCTGTGGGTGGTGAGAGAGTCTGAAGAGAAGAAGCTCCCGTGCAACTTCATGCAGGAGCTAGGTTTAGATGATGACAACAAGGGTTTGGTGGTGAGGTGGTGCAATCAGCTCCAAGTGCTGAGCCATGGCTCGGTTGGTTGCTTCATGACCCACTGCGGGTGGAACTCTACCCTCGAGGGGATCAGCTTGGGGGTTCCCATGGTGGCGATGCCTCAGTGGACGGACCAGCCAACCAACGCCACCTTCATTTTGGAGGTGTGGAAGGTCGGCCTCAGGGTTAGAGCGAACGAGCGAGGGGTCGCGACTGGGGAAGAGATCGAGAGTTGCGTGCATGAGAtcatggagggagagagagggaaagagataAGAGAAAACTCCTTGCGGTGGAAAGAAATGGCCAAACTGGCCGTTGATGAAGGAGGTAGTTCGGAAAAGAACATCCAAGAATTCGTCTCGAACGTTGTTAATTTGTGCGCATGA